From a region of the Chitinophaga caseinilytica genome:
- a CDS encoding helix-turn-helix domain-containing protein: protein MIRKKEGFDGQRAVVLPRKIIAGPCAADPLVNGLYITDIGYYPKARYHFRQRNNGVDQHILIYCREGRGTATVDGREYALGPDDFILIPAGSAHHYASDDADAWTIYWVHFKGPRATDAVSALTRRFGGHMGRVTFQQKRLALFEDMYASLERGYGSDNLGYANMCLWHYLSGFLYEEPFSLSENRTSRDAVEQSISHMRENLSATLTLADLAGAVNLSASHYSAVFRKRTGYSPLEYFHHLKVQKACQYLLFTDMRIKEIAWAVGVEDPYYFSRMFSKLMGVAPQQYRLRRGG, encoded by the coding sequence GTGATACGGAAGAAGGAGGGGTTCGATGGCCAGCGGGCCGTTGTGTTGCCGCGGAAGATCATTGCCGGGCCCTGTGCGGCCGACCCCCTCGTGAATGGGCTCTACATCACCGACATAGGGTATTATCCCAAAGCGCGGTACCATTTCCGGCAGCGGAACAATGGGGTAGACCAGCATATCCTCATCTATTGCCGCGAAGGCCGGGGAACGGCTACCGTAGACGGGCGGGAATACGCCCTGGGGCCAGACGATTTCATCCTCATCCCCGCCGGCAGCGCCCATCACTACGCCTCCGACGATGCCGACGCGTGGACGATCTACTGGGTCCATTTTAAAGGGCCGCGCGCCACAGACGCCGTTTCCGCCCTCACGCGCCGGTTCGGCGGCCATATGGGCCGCGTTACTTTTCAGCAGAAGCGCCTCGCCCTGTTCGAAGATATGTACGCCAGCCTGGAGCGCGGGTACGGAAGCGATAACCTCGGCTATGCCAACATGTGCCTCTGGCATTACCTGTCGGGCTTCCTGTACGAAGAGCCGTTCAGTCTTTCCGAAAACCGCACCAGCCGCGACGCCGTGGAGCAATCCATCAGCCATATGCGCGAAAATCTGTCGGCCACGCTCACCCTGGCCGACCTGGCGGGGGCCGTCAACCTGTCGGCCAGCCATTATTCCGCTGTGTTCCGCAAGCGCACGGGGTATTCGCCGCTGGAGTATTTCCATCACCTGAAAGTGCAGAAAGCGTGTCAATACCTGCTTTTCACGGATATGCGAATCAAGGAGATCGCCTGGGCGGTGGGAGTGGAAGACCCGTATTATTTCTCGCGGATGTTCAGCAAGCTCATGGGCGTGGCGCCCCAGCAATATCGTTTGCGGCGCGGCGGCTGA
- a CDS encoding YhcH/YjgK/YiaL family protein: MIIDTLANAELYAGLGDRFQTAFRWLRETDLASLEKGKHSIEGDRIFAIVNEYDTIPAEGEQMESHRKHIDVQYIVSGEEQVGHDMLRSQQVSRPYDDNDDFMLYADRPSFYTKLAAGDFAIFYPTDLHMPNLISGKSVPVRKIVIKIATDKK; encoded by the coding sequence ATGATCATCGACACATTAGCGAACGCAGAATTATACGCCGGGTTGGGCGACCGTTTTCAAACCGCCTTCCGCTGGCTCCGGGAAACCGACCTCGCCAGCCTGGAAAAAGGGAAACACAGCATCGAGGGCGACCGTATCTTCGCCATCGTCAACGAATACGATACCATTCCCGCCGAAGGCGAACAAATGGAATCCCACCGTAAACATATCGATGTGCAATACATCGTTTCGGGGGAAGAGCAGGTAGGGCACGATATGCTCCGCAGCCAGCAGGTGAGCCGGCCTTACGACGATAACGACGATTTCATGTTGTACGCCGACCGTCCTTCTTTCTACACCAAGCTCGCCGCAGGCGATTTCGCGATATTCTATCCTACCGATCTGCACATGCCCAATCTGATCTCCGGGAAGTCCGTTCCCGTGCGGAAGATCGTCATCAAGATCGCGACGGATAAAAAATAG